One genomic region from Methanocaldococcus fervens AG86 encodes:
- the cas10 gene encoding type III-A CRISPR-associated protein Cas10/Csm1 → MTNMEYEALKVGALLHDIGKFLQRVETPNIKELSKESKAKYGNTKHQSLGALFIEKNYKKFGIKDDIKDLVVKLIKEHHSNKKEGLVGILRLADWLSSAERENVEEWDNTIKKEEQRLLSIFELIRLDWYELKEDEKKKIMSKKDKIYGNGQKYDLKPLAINEHTIFPYNKPNHDYNSLYEKFENELNSINIDSFEKLFQLVQKYFWCIPSVTNWKKYGGYLPDISLFDHLKTTCAIACCLYNIYDGNKNRKEYVDAHLTDEKLKKLLEKGLPLNEKGIYDKNNYPYWDSEECKFFSLIHGDISGIQKFIFKIASKYATKSLKGKSFYLDFLTEITAKYICRELGLPITNILFYGGGHFYILSYKIKDDTIDKFEKEINDALFNMFGTDLYITIAKVDIKPSEFLAQEISNFSRKWKEVADKTIEKKLKKFGYKLKEDEGFKKLFEIRGRGVGDRCRICRKELKEKEKIKLYEEEIYVCPNCYSFKELTDFLKKYGHNEKINFNLLKKSSTSLKSEEKPKDIPIYEIPVIEKLFKELNIEFDGEYFSTQYNLPKGKNGELEIPYKIWSIAFPLNNDGGIKDADTLAEQAMKRTGTNKIAILKMDVDNLGQIFTDGLGEMASISRLSTLSSMLTLFFTGYIPYLIKTGKAEKVFDERGNPVEYREEVYLVYSGGDDTLIFGTWDVVWDLAKRIRKDFKRFVCYNPDITLSAGIVIVNPKFEFKKAVNIAEEELESGKSHKLIINELELEKNALTIFDCPMNWDIEVLYDKDCWEKLKDKYKELEKLEKLVEDFNEDKLEKCFEKAIEKTERKRILHIAQIVGERLENVIKKDKDGSLIINLPYYWRIIYYIHKNYSDKDKPYVQFLEDYMKKKVKRSFSSQIKLSYNDLKVSAKIVELKNRKG, encoded by the coding sequence ATGACTAATATGGAGTATGAAGCTTTAAAGGTTGGGGCATTGTTGCATGATATTGGGAAGTTTTTGCAAAGGGTTGAAACTCCAAATATCAAAGAATTAAGTAAAGAATCAAAAGCTAAGTATGGAAATACTAAGCATCAGTCTCTTGGGGCATTGTTTATAGAAAAAAATTATAAAAAATTTGGAATAAAAGATGATATTAAAGATTTAGTTGTTAAGTTGATAAAAGAACACCATTCAAATAAAAAGGAGGGATTGGTAGGAATATTAAGATTGGCTGATTGGCTTAGTAGTGCTGAAAGGGAGAATGTTGAAGAATGGGATAATACAATTAAAAAAGAAGAACAGAGATTGCTATCAATATTTGAATTAATAAGATTAGATTGGTATGAGTTAAAAGAGGACGAAAAAAAGAAAATAATGAGTAAAAAGGATAAAATTTATGGTAATGGTCAAAAATATGACTTAAAACCTTTGGCAATAAATGAACATACAATTTTCCCATATAATAAGCCAAATCATGACTATAACTCTCTATATGAGAAATTTGAAAATGAACTTAATTCAATAAATATTGACTCATTTGAGAAACTCTTTCAACTTGTACAGAAATATTTTTGGTGTATCCCTTCAGTAACAAATTGGAAAAAATATGGAGGTTATCTTCCCGATATTTCCTTGTTTGATCATTTAAAAACAACTTGTGCTATTGCTTGCTGTTTATACAATATATACGATGGAAACAAAAATAGAAAAGAATATGTAGACGCTCATTTAACGGACGAAAAACTAAAAAAATTGCTAGAGAAAGGCCTTCCTCTCAACGAAAAAGGAATTTATGATAAAAACAATTATCCTTATTGGGATAGTGAGGAATGTAAGTTTTTCTCATTAATTCATGGGGATATTTCTGGAATTCAGAAATTTATATTCAAGATAGCTTCAAAATATGCTACTAAGTCATTAAAAGGTAAAAGCTTTTACTTGGATTTTTTAACTGAAATTACTGCAAAATACATCTGCAGAGAATTGGGATTACCAATAACAAACATCCTATTCTATGGAGGGGGTCATTTCTATATTCTGAGTTACAAAATAAAGGACGACACAATTGATAAATTTGAAAAAGAGATTAATGATGCCCTATTTAATATGTTTGGGACTGATTTATATATAACAATTGCAAAGGTAGATATAAAGCCAAGTGAATTCTTAGCTCAAGAGATTTCAAACTTTTCGAGAAAATGGAAAGAAGTTGCTGATAAAACAATTGAAAAGAAGCTGAAAAAGTTTGGTTATAAGTTAAAAGAAGATGAAGGATTTAAAAAATTATTTGAAATTAGGGGGAGAGGAGTAGGAGATAGATGCAGAATTTGTAGAAAGGAGTTAAAAGAAAAAGAAAAAATCAAGCTTTATGAAGAAGAGATCTATGTATGTCCAAATTGTTATTCATTTAAGGAATTAACAGATTTCTTAAAAAAATATGGCCATAACGAAAAAATAAACTTTAATTTATTAAAAAAATCATCAACAAGTTTAAAATCTGAAGAAAAACCGAAGGATATACCAATATATGAGATACCAGTAATAGAAAAATTGTTTAAAGAATTGAATATTGAATTTGATGGAGAATATTTCTCAACACAATACAATTTACCAAAAGGAAAAAATGGAGAATTAGAAATCCCATATAAAATTTGGAGTATTGCATTTCCATTAAATAATGATGGAGGAATTAAAGATGCCGATACCTTAGCAGAACAGGCGATGAAAAGAACTGGAACAAATAAAATTGCCATATTAAAAATGGATGTTGATAATCTTGGTCAAATATTTACCGATGGTCTTGGAGAAATGGCCTCCATATCAAGATTAAGCACACTAAGCTCTATGCTAACTTTGTTTTTCACTGGATATATTCCATACTTAATTAAAACTGGGAAAGCAGAAAAAGTATTTGATGAACGTGGAAATCCAGTAGAATATAGGGAGGAAGTATATTTAGTGTATTCAGGAGGAGATGACACTCTGATATTTGGTACTTGGGACGTAGTGTGGGATTTAGCCAAAAGGATTAGAAAAGATTTTAAGAGATTCGTTTGCTATAATCCAGATATAACGCTAAGTGCTGGAATAGTTATAGTTAATCCGAAATTTGAGTTTAAAAAGGCAGTTAATATAGCTGAAGAAGAATTAGAATCTGGAAAATCCCACAAATTAATAATTAATGAATTAGAACTTGAAAAGAATGCATTAACCATATTCGATTGTCCAATGAACTGGGATATTGAGGTTTTATATGATAAAGATTGTTGGGAAAAATTGAAAGATAAGTATAAAGAGTTAGAAAAACTGGAAAAATTAGTTGAAGACTTTAATGAGGATAAATTAGAAAAATGTTTTGAAAAAGCTATTGAAAAAACTGAAAGAAAAAGAATATTGCATATTGCCCAAATAGTTGGAGAGAGATTGGAAAATGTAATTAAAAAAGATAAAGATGGCAGTTTAATTATTAATCTTCCATACTACTGGAGAATTATCTACTATATCCATAAGAATTATAGTGATAAAGATAAACCTTACGTCCAATTCTTAGAAGATTATATGAAAAAGAAAGTTAAACGGTCATTTAGCTCACAAATAAAACTTAGTTATAATGATTTAAAGGTTTCTGCAAAAATTGTTGAGTTGAAAAATAGGAAAGGGTGA
- the truA gene encoding tRNA pseudouridine(38-40) synthase TruA, which produces MYILKIAYDGRYSFQQQPHKQTVCDILLDTLENTDFLAKKKIIYSGGRTDKGVSALGNFVVLELKKEPILSYINAKLKSKGIWVLGYREIDEIPKVKYRYYRYILPNINYNVDAIKEGAKKMIGTHSFHNLSKRDRTKEKSPIRTIYDIKISENEFYLTIDIIGESFLWNMVRKIVGALDLIGRGKKPVEWIDKLLDENYREGVPTFPPDGLILVEAKVDVDYIYDKYSIKKFKEYWEEFFKLCVMKLGIAKTVLDYTP; this is translated from the coding sequence ATGTATATTCTAAAAATCGCCTATGACGGAAGATACAGCTTTCAACAACAGCCACATAAACAAACAGTTTGTGATATATTATTAGATACATTAGAAAATACTGATTTTTTAGCTAAAAAGAAAATAATTTATAGTGGGGGAAGGACTGACAAAGGCGTCTCTGCATTGGGAAATTTTGTTGTTTTAGAATTAAAAAAAGAGCCAATATTATCATATATAAATGCAAAGTTGAAAAGTAAAGGCATTTGGGTTTTAGGTTATAGGGAGATTGATGAAATTCCTAAGGTGAAGTATAGGTATTATAGGTATATACTTCCAAACATCAACTATAACGTAGATGCAATAAAAGAAGGGGCTAAGAAGATGATTGGCACTCACTCATTCCATAATTTATCAAAAAGAGATAGAACAAAGGAAAAAAGCCCTATAAGAACAATCTATGACATAAAAATCTCTGAAAATGAGTTTTATTTAACTATAGACATTATTGGAGAGAGCTTTTTATGGAATATGGTCAGAAAGATAGTAGGAGCTTTAGATTTAATTGGTAGAGGAAAAAAACCAGTTGAATGGATTGACAAATTGTTAGATGAAAATTATAGAGAAGGAGTTCCTACATTTCCACCAGATGGATTAATTTTGGTTGAAGCAAAGGTTGATGTTGATTACATATATGACAAATATTCCATAAAAAAATTTAAGGAATATTGGGAAGAATTCTTTAAATTGTGTGTTATGAAATTAGGCATTGCTAAAACAGTTTTAGATTATACGCCATAA
- a CDS encoding NAAT family transporter: MDLQYFILAFTSIFSILNPFGAVPVFIALTESYPKKEMDLVAKKMVIYALVILLAFALFGEWILKFFGISLDAFKIAGGILLLLISLDMVRGKQEAKIHKKDVEAAYEIDEIALMPLATPLLAGPGSITACMVAMAEAPTIDDKFLVILAILVSLGITYLTLLSAESILGKIGKLGIRILTRMMGFILTAIAVQMIVSGIKGALL, translated from the coding sequence ATGGACTTGCAATATTTTATATTGGCTTTTACATCAATATTCTCAATTTTGAACCCATTCGGTGCTGTTCCTGTATTTATAGCATTAACAGAGTCCTATCCAAAAAAAGAGATGGATTTGGTCGCTAAAAAAATGGTAATTTATGCATTGGTAATATTATTGGCTTTTGCACTTTTTGGAGAATGGATATTAAAGTTTTTTGGTATATCATTAGATGCGTTTAAAATTGCTGGAGGAATTTTGTTATTGTTAATATCATTAGACATGGTTAGGGGTAAGCAAGAAGCAAAAATCCATAAAAAAGATGTTGAAGCCGCTTATGAAATTGATGAAATTGCATTAATGCCTTTAGCAACTCCACTATTGGCTGGCCCTGGTTCAATAACCGCTTGTATGGTGGCAATGGCGGAAGCTCCAACAATTGATGATAAATTTCTGGTTATACTGGCGATATTAGTGTCTTTGGGGATAACTTATTTAACCTTATTATCAGCTGAGAGTATCTTAGGTAAAATTGGAAAACTGGGGATTAGAATATTAACAAGAATGATGGGTTTTATACTTACTGCCATTGCTGTTCAGATGATAGTTAGTGGAATTAAAGGAGCTTTATTATAA
- the pscS gene encoding O-phospho-L-seryl-tRNA:Cys-tRNA synthase: MNINLDKYKNLTRNLAREFINLNPIQRGGILPKEAKKAVYEYWDGYSVCDYCHGRLDEVTNPPIKDFLEDIAKFLNMDYTRPTHGAREGKFIVMHSICDEGDYVVLDKNAHYTSYVSAERAKLNIAEVGYEEEYPTYKINLDGYKEVIDNLEDKGKTVGLILLTHVDGEYGNLNDAKKVGKIAKERGIPFLLNCAYTVGRMPVDGKEVKADFIVASGHKSMAASAPCGILAFNEEFADKITKTSQRFPVKEVEMLGCTSRGLPIVTLMASFPHVVERVKRWDEELKKTRYVVDELEKIGFKQLGIKPKEHDLIKFETPVLDEIAKKDKRKGFFFYDELKKRGIGGIRAGVTKEIKMSVYGLEWEQVEYVVDAIKEIVEKYGE; the protein is encoded by the coding sequence TTGAATATAAACTTAGATAAATATAAAAACTTAACAAGAAATTTAGCAAGGGAATTTATTAATTTAAATCCAATACAAAGAGGAGGAATTCTACCAAAAGAAGCTAAAAAGGCAGTTTATGAGTATTGGGATGGTTACAGTGTATGTGATTATTGCCATGGAAGGTTAGATGAAGTTACTAACCCACCAATAAAGGACTTTTTAGAAGATATTGCCAAGTTTTTAAATATGGATTACACAAGACCAACACATGGAGCAAGGGAAGGAAAGTTTATTGTCATGCACTCAATCTGTGATGAAGGGGATTATGTTGTCTTAGATAAAAATGCCCACTATACAAGTTATGTCTCTGCTGAAAGGGCTAAGCTAAATATAGCAGAGGTTGGCTATGAAGAAGAATATCCAACCTACAAAATAAACTTAGATGGCTATAAGGAGGTTATAGACAACTTAGAAGATAAGGGAAAAACCGTTGGTTTAATATTATTAACTCATGTAGATGGGGAGTATGGAAACTTAAATGATGCAAAAAAAGTTGGTAAAATAGCCAAAGAAAGAGGAATCCCATTCTTGTTGAATTGTGCATATACAGTTGGAAGGATGCCAGTTGATGGAAAGGAAGTTAAAGCTGACTTTATAGTTGCGTCTGGACATAAGAGTATGGCGGCATCGGCTCCATGCGGTATCTTAGCTTTTAATGAAGAATTTGCAGATAAAATAACAAAAACCTCACAAAGATTCCCAGTTAAAGAGGTTGAGATGCTTGGATGCACAAGTAGAGGGCTACCAATAGTTACCCTAATGGCGAGCTTTCCTCATGTTGTTGAGAGGGTTAAAAGATGGGATGAAGAACTCAAAAAAACAAGGTATGTTGTTGATGAGCTTGAAAAGATTGGTTTTAAACAATTAGGGATTAAGCCAAAAGAGCATGATTTAATTAAATTTGAAACACCAGTATTGGATGAGATTGCTAAGAAAGATAAGAGGAAGGGCTTTTTCTTCTACGATGAGTTGAAGAAGAGAGGTATTGGAGGAATTAGGGCAGGAGTTACTAAGGAGATCAAGATGAGCGTCTATGGCTTGGAATGGGAGCAGGTTGAATATGTTGTTGATGCAATAAAGGAGATTGTTGAGAAATATGGAGAATAA
- a CDS encoding methanogenesis marker 16 metalloprotein gives MEKELKVITIDELKKYIRNNEEDKIDEVDIVTSATCGIMSGTAGIFHIPFNDIFKRAEEIYLNDVKGVVGICPNEFLGKVDAIFYGEVGFLFKDLVKGKVIEAKAVSEGKIYKNEITINDLPTAKMIGTRMAFKNYSAITNLSNREVKTIFHRLPLKKGEASFSGCGMFNPLENMVIKDEKYVIGKKALLNGAESIILGFGTRSSIEKPNLMISADMKDMDAYYLGGFITSNGIEIYNTVAVPIKVDEHKEALKKLDKDIALPLVNIFGREIIDVGNYAEVWEDVDLRPRINLDRCKNCKECLAEKYCPTFSIKRENGKIKITEDCFGCGVCNICPYGVFKTKLGSICGIPITCRQSDRKRALKLAKELKKKIERGEFKI, from the coding sequence GTGGAAAAGGAATTAAAGGTAATAACAATAGACGAATTAAAAAAATACATTAGGAACAATGAAGAGGATAAAATAGATGAGGTTGATATAGTTACCTCAGCAACTTGCGGAATAATGTCTGGAACTGCTGGAATCTTTCACATACCTTTTAATGATATCTTTAAGAGGGCGGAGGAGATTTATTTAAATGATGTTAAGGGAGTTGTTGGAATCTGCCCAAATGAATTTTTAGGCAAAGTAGATGCAATATTTTATGGAGAAGTAGGATTTTTATTTAAAGATTTAGTTAAAGGGAAAGTTATAGAGGCAAAAGCAGTAAGTGAAGGGAAAATTTACAAAAATGAAATAACTATAAATGATTTGCCAACAGCTAAGATGATTGGAACAAGAATGGCATTTAAAAACTACTCTGCAATAACAAATTTATCCAATAGAGAGGTTAAAACCATATTTCATAGATTACCTTTAAAGAAAGGAGAAGCATCATTCTCTGGCTGTGGGATGTTTAACCCATTAGAAAATATGGTTATTAAAGATGAAAAATATGTTATTGGAAAAAAAGCTCTATTAAATGGAGCTGAATCTATTATATTAGGTTTTGGAACAAGGTCATCAATAGAGAAGCCAAATTTAATGATTTCTGCGGATATGAAGGATATGGATGCTTATTACTTGGGAGGATTTATAACGTCAAATGGAATAGAGATTTACAATACAGTGGCAGTTCCAATTAAAGTTGATGAGCATAAAGAAGCATTAAAAAAGCTTGATAAAGATATAGCCCTGCCTTTGGTTAATATATTTGGTAGAGAAATTATAGACGTTGGAAATTATGCAGAGGTCTGGGAAGATGTTGATTTAAGACCAAGAATTAATTTAGATAGGTGTAAAAACTGTAAAGAGTGCTTAGCTGAAAAATACTGCCCAACTTTTTCCATAAAAAGAGAGAATGGAAAAATAAAAATAACTGAGGATTGTTTTGGTTGCGGTGTCTGCAATATTTGCCCCTATGGAGTGTTTAAAACAAAGCTTGGCTCTATATGTGGCATTCCAATAACATGTAGGCAGTCAGATAGAAAGAGAGCTTTAAAATTGGCTAAAGAGTTAAAGAAGAAAATAGAGAGAGGAGAGTTTAAGATATAA